The Methanobrevibacter oralis genome segment ACAATTATATATGGATTGTTGCACTAGCTATTGTTCCTCTTGTATATGGAGACGGATTTGCAGCACTAATTGGTGCTAAATTTGGTAAAATTAAGTATCATGTATTTGGTGGAGAAAAATCTCTTGAAGGATCTCTTTCCATGTTTTTTGTAACTTTTGTAATGAGTGTATTTGTATGGATGGTCTTTTTCTCATTAGGTTATGTGATGCCAGAATTCAATATTGTTTATATATTATCTATTTCAGCTGTTGCAACAATATGTGAATCAGTAAGTTATGGTGGGATAGATAATTTAACAGTTCCTTCATGTACAGCAATTCTATATTATATTGTAGCTACTCTTTTATAGCTACTTTT includes the following:
- a CDS encoding diacylglycerol/polyprenol kinase family protein, whose product is MLFSDILALIVVYVYVIVIFLVAEIVLKTRGDVSRKFVHIMVGNMIFAMPFFSNTWIMVWFLTLPITIALFFLTDYSPIKIKNIITESGHALGLFFYAAIWTVLIAIFNNYIWIVALAIVPLVYGDGFAALIGAKFGKIKYHVFGGEKSLEGSLSMFFVTFVMSVFVWMVFFSLGYVMPEFNIVYILSISAVATICESVSYGGIDNLTVPSCTAILYYIVATLL